Proteins from one Cryptomeria japonica chromosome 4, Sugi_1.0, whole genome shotgun sequence genomic window:
- the LOC131032037 gene encoding uncharacterized protein LOC131032037: MFMFFELTSGDFSSMMSSCRYSNVVESVKKVKKKVGFIRTKDNNGKCALPDNSPPVTVEAKGTKSQFQRREMLNFLDDNLVSIRDTKLQCRKEGLPSLNKQKRAVLAGEVNPQASKVRTPCSTKNSKSVINSSQLKSNAAPNVSAKLSKNPIKLINRVGYYSNPSFVDDSNVLNCEISEQELLDLNLLPNGFLLHKLTMTPVATPKKYERPTGGGFYSFDGSRLSPIEEASLILSSPNGDACPCFNPDKGGETCQVVKLDFESELVDEKPKLNEMDRTLKLEMELLKVKRKIKELEWLLQRSLRRTDMLLPKLAKEDVLIAY; this comes from the exons ATGTTTATGTTCTTTGAATTGACT AGTGGAGATTTCAGCTCTATGATGTCTAGTTGCAGATATTCTAATGTAGTGGAATCAGTAAAGAAGGTAAAGAAGAAAGTTGGGTTTATAAGAACCAAAGACAATAATGGGAAATGTGCTTTGCCAGATAACAGTCCCCCTGTAACAGTTGAGGCCAAAGGAACAAAATCCCAATTTCAAAGAAGAGAAATGTTAAATTTTTTAGACGATAACTTGGTTTCCATTAGAGATACCAAATTGCAATGCCGTAAAGAAGGTTTGCCAAGTCTAAATAAACAGAAAAGGGCAGTATTGGCTGGAGAAGTCAATCCTCAAGCTTCTAAAGTTAGGACGCCTTGTTCAACAAAGAATTCAAAGTCCGTTATCAATTCTTCACAGTTGAAAAGCAATGCTGCACCAAATGTTTCTGCCAAGTTGAGCAAGAACCCAATCAAATTGATCAACAGAGTAGGATATTATTCTAATCCCTCTTTTGTAGATGACAGCAATGTTCTCAATTGTGAGATAAGTGAGCAAGAATTGCTAGATTTGAATTTGCTCCCTAACGGATTTCTGCTGCACAAATTGACTATGACACCAGTTGCTACACCAAAGAAATATGAAAGACCTACTGGGGGAGGATTTTATAGCTTCGATGGATCCAGGTTGAGTCCAATTGAAGAAGCCTCTCTAATCCTTAGTAGCCCTAATGGGGATGCATGTCCCTGTTTTAATCCTGATAAAGGAGGAGAGACATGTCAAGTAGTTAAACTTGATTTTGAGTCAGAACTTGTGGATGAGAAACCCAAACTCAACGAGATGGATAGGACATTAAAG TTAGAAATGGAACTAttgaaagtaaaaagaaaaattaaggaGCTGGAATGGCTATTACAG AGGTCCCTAAGGAGGACAGACATGTTGCTGCCAAAGCTTGCAAAAGAGGACGTGCTAATTGCATATTAG